One Tamlana carrageenivorans genomic region harbors:
- a CDS encoding glycoside hydrolase family 13 protein, producing MVALVLGMTLNAQITRVEPSNWWVGFKNSELQLLVYGSKIGEAVPEINYDGVSITKVHHAKSPNYLFIDLNISALAKPGSFDIVFKSKKGKKAAYKYELKAREKSAEAYIGFNSSDAIYLITPDRFANGDTSNDVVKSMQEKVLNRKDDYGRHGGDIRGIINNLDYIHGLGFTVIWPTPMLTNDMPTSSYHGYAMTDFYEVDRRFGTLDEYIELSQEMNERGLKLIMDMVANHCGSNHWWMTDLPFEDWVNQQKTFESNGKLKNSNHRRTANQDVYASKIDKQDMTEGWFVPSMPDLNQKNPFMAKYIIQNNIWWIETLGLGGIRQDTYPYPDKAFMSDWAGAIMSEYPNFSIVGEEWSTNLLLVRYWQTGTPNKEGYESHLTSTMDFPMQENIVNALNEDEAWSTGFVKMYEGLAMDFVYTNPEAILVFPDNHDMDRVFTQLKENVVNTKMALSYIFLMPRIVQMYYGTEILMQNTAKPHDHGLIRTDFPGGWQGDAVNAFSRKGLTKEQASMQDFVVKILNYRKKSDAIHKGKTIHFAPENGVYVLSRTEGTETVVLILNKNESLIDLDLSHFKELDLEGKILKNVISGEAVKWGATLKLSKKGPLLLTTK from the coding sequence ATGGTTGCGTTGGTTTTGGGTATGACCTTAAATGCTCAAATTACACGTGTTGAACCATCAAATTGGTGGGTGGGTTTTAAAAATTCAGAACTTCAATTGTTAGTGTATGGTTCCAAAATAGGGGAGGCTGTGCCCGAAATTAATTATGACGGCGTAAGCATTACCAAAGTGCATCACGCTAAAAGTCCGAATTATTTATTCATCGATTTAAATATTTCTGCTTTAGCTAAACCCGGAAGTTTTGATATTGTTTTCAAATCTAAAAAAGGTAAAAAAGCAGCTTATAAATATGAATTGAAAGCCAGAGAAAAATCCGCGGAAGCGTATATCGGATTTAACAGTAGTGATGCCATTTATTTAATTACGCCCGATCGTTTTGCGAATGGCGATACATCCAACGATGTGGTTAAAAGCATGCAAGAAAAAGTGCTTAACCGTAAAGATGATTATGGCAGACACGGTGGGGATATTCGTGGTATAATTAATAATTTAGATTATATCCACGGATTGGGATTTACAGTCATTTGGCCAACGCCAATGTTAACTAACGATATGCCAACATCGTCGTATCATGGTTATGCTATGACCGATTTTTATGAGGTCGATCGGCGTTTTGGAACTTTAGATGAGTACATCGAATTGTCTCAAGAAATGAACGAGCGAGGTTTAAAATTAATTATGGATATGGTGGCCAACCACTGCGGAAGTAACCATTGGTGGATGACCGATTTGCCTTTTGAAGACTGGGTAAATCAGCAAAAAACTTTTGAATCTAACGGCAAACTGAAAAATTCAAACCACAGGCGTACAGCCAATCAGGATGTTTATGCTTCAAAAATTGATAAGCAAGACATGACTGAAGGATGGTTTGTGCCCTCTATGCCCGATTTAAATCAGAAGAATCCGTTTATGGCGAAATACATCATTCAAAATAATATTTGGTGGATAGAAACTTTAGGCTTAGGCGGTATTCGTCAAGACACCTACCCATATCCAGACAAAGCGTTTATGAGCGATTGGGCAGGCGCCATTATGAGCGAATATCCCAATTTTAGTATTGTTGGCGAAGAGTGGAGCACCAATCTGTTATTAGTTAGGTATTGGCAAACAGGCACGCCAAATAAGGAAGGTTACGAGTCGCATTTAACATCGACAATGGATTTCCCAATGCAAGAAAACATTGTAAATGCTCTAAATGAAGACGAAGCTTGGAGCACAGGATTCGTAAAAATGTACGAGGGTTTAGCGATGGATTTTGTCTATACCAACCCTGAAGCGATTTTAGTGTTTCCAGACAATCATGATATGGATCGCGTGTTTACACAGTTAAAAGAAAATGTAGTAAATACTAAAATGGCTTTGAGTTATATATTCCTCATGCCACGCATTGTACAAATGTATTACGGCACAGAAATATTAATGCAAAACACGGCAAAACCTCATGATCATGGTTTAATTAGAACCGATTTCCCTGGAGGTTGGCAAGGCGATGCTGTTAATGCCTTTTCAAGAAAAGGCTTAACAAAAGAACAAGCTAGTATGCAGGATTTTGTTGTTAAAATATTAAATTACAGAAAGAAAAGTGACGCCATTCATAAAGGGAAAACCATTCATTTTGCTCCAGAAAATGGTGTTTACGTGTTAAGTAGAACCGAAGGCACAGAAACCGTGGTGTTAATTTTGAATAAAAATGAAAGTCTTATAGATTTAGATCTGTCGCATTTTAAAGAGTTGGACTTGGAAGGAAAAATACTTAAAAACGTAATTTCAGGTGAAGCGGTCAAGTGGGGTGCTACATTGA
- a CDS encoding glycoside hydrolase family 97 protein, with product MKRGIRLLGVLLIMIQAVQAQELKSPNGQLKMSFELKKDGTPTYQLFYKNKLVVKTSKLGLELKDDKTSLLNNFSLSDTKTSTFDETWKPVWGEEAQIRNHYNELAVTLTQKETERIIMVRFRMFNEGLGFRYEFPTQKNLVYFTIKEERTQFAMAGDHTAFWIPGDYDTQEYDYTESKLSEIRSFSEGAVTENLSQTSFSPTGVQTSLIMKTNDGLYLNLHEAALINYSCMHLNLDDKNMVFESWLTPDANGDKGYMQAPANSPWRTIMVSDDARDILASKMTLNLNEPCAIEDTSWIKPVKYIGVWWEMITGKGSWQYTDDLPAVQLGVTDYSKVTPNKTHSANNTKVKRYIDFASKHGFDAVLVEGWNVGWEDWYGHSKDYVFDFVTPYPDFNVEEIHAYAKSKGVEMMMHHETSASVRNYERHMDAAYQFMNDHGYKSVKSGYVGDILPRGENHYNQWIVNHYQYAIEKAADYKIMVNAHEAVRPTGIARTYPNLIGNESARGTEYQSFGGSKPNHVTVLPFTRLIGGPMDYTPGIFEMDISKLNPENHSHVNSTMANQLALYVTMYSPLQMAADLPEHYEQFMDAFQFIKHVAIDWDQSIYLEAEPGHYITVARKEKGSSNWFVGNVNGNDARTSKISLDFLDKDKKYEATIYADAKDAHYKTNPQAYVISKKKVTHKTKLSQLSVPGGGYAISIMEVK from the coding sequence ATGAAAAGAGGAATTAGGTTGTTAGGCGTTTTACTTATAATGATTCAAGCTGTTCAAGCTCAGGAGTTAAAATCTCCCAATGGTCAATTAAAAATGAGTTTTGAACTTAAAAAAGATGGCACACCTACCTATCAGTTGTTTTACAAAAATAAATTGGTGGTTAAAACTAGTAAATTAGGTCTTGAATTAAAGGATGATAAAACGTCTTTATTAAATAATTTCAGCTTAAGCGATACAAAAACTTCAACTTTCGATGAAACTTGGAAACCGGTTTGGGGCGAGGAAGCCCAAATTAGAAATCATTATAACGAATTGGCAGTCACCTTAACGCAAAAGGAAACCGAGCGTATTATAATGGTTCGTTTTAGAATGTTTAATGAAGGATTGGGCTTTCGATATGAATTTCCAACGCAAAAAAACTTAGTGTATTTCACCATAAAGGAAGAACGTACACAGTTTGCCATGGCTGGCGACCATACCGCATTTTGGATTCCAGGTGATTACGATACCCAAGAATATGATTATACAGAATCGAAATTATCTGAAATCCGTAGTTTTTCTGAAGGTGCTGTAACCGAGAATTTATCGCAAACCTCTTTCTCGCCAACAGGCGTACAAACCTCGTTAATTATGAAAACGAATGATGGTTTGTATTTAAACTTACACGAAGCAGCACTTATTAATTATTCTTGCATGCATCTTAATTTAGATGATAAAAATATGGTGTTCGAATCTTGGTTAACGCCTGATGCAAATGGCGATAAAGGCTATATGCAAGCACCTGCAAATTCACCTTGGCGAACCATTATGGTGAGCGATGATGCCCGTGATATTTTAGCATCTAAAATGACTTTAAACTTAAACGAGCCTTGTGCGATTGAAGATACGTCATGGATTAAGCCTGTAAAATACATTGGTGTTTGGTGGGAAATGATTACAGGAAAAGGCTCTTGGCAATATACCGATGATTTACCAGCGGTTCAATTAGGGGTAACCGATTATTCAAAAGTGACACCAAATAAAACGCATTCAGCAAATAACACAAAAGTAAAACGCTACATTGATTTTGCCTCAAAACATGGCTTTGACGCGGTTTTAGTTGAAGGTTGGAATGTAGGTTGGGAAGATTGGTATGGCCATTCTAAAGATTATGTATTCGACTTTGTAACCCCTTATCCCGATTTTAATGTTGAAGAAATTCATGCCTACGCCAAATCTAAAGGCGTAGAAATGATGATGCATCACGAAACATCGGCATCGGTTAGAAATTACGAACGCCACATGGATGCAGCGTATCAGTTTATGAACGATCACGGTTACAAATCGGTTAAAAGTGGTTATGTTGGCGATATTTTACCGCGTGGTGAAAACCATTATAATCAATGGATTGTGAATCATTATCAATATGCTATTGAAAAGGCGGCCGATTATAAAATTATGGTGAATGCGCACGAAGCTGTTCGTCCAACGGGAATCGCAAGAACCTATCCGAATTTAATAGGAAACGAATCGGCTAGAGGTACCGAGTATCAATCTTTTGGAGGTTCAAAACCAAATCATGTTACGGTGTTACCATTTACACGTTTAATTGGCGGACCTATGGATTATACGCCTGGAATTTTTGAAATGGACATTTCTAAATTAAATCCAGAAAACCATTCGCATGTAAACAGTACTATGGCTAACCAATTAGCCTTGTATGTTACCATGTATAGTCCGTTGCAAATGGCGGCCGATTTACCAGAGCATTACGAGCAATTTATGGATGCTTTTCAGTTTATAAAACACGTGGCTATCGATTGGGATCAAAGCATTTATTTAGAAGCCGAACCCGGACATTACATTACCGTAGCCCGTAAAGAAAAAGGAAGCAGTAATTGGTTTGTTGGTAATGTAAACGGAAACGACGCTAGAACGTCAAAAATAAGTTTAGACTTTTTAGATAAAGATAAAAAGTATGAAGCTACCATTTATGCCGATGCTAAAGATGCGCACTATAAAACCAATCCGCAAGCTTATGTTATTTCTAAAAAGAAAGTGACTCACAAAACCAAATTGTCGCAATTATCTGTACCAGGAGGTGGTTATGCTATTAGCATCATGGAAGTGAAATAA
- a CDS encoding glycoside hydrolase family 65 protein, which produces MNQDYIKPDHWSIIEEGFDVERVKSSESLFSIGNGAMGQRANFEEHYSGPTFQGSYIAGVYYPDKTRVGWWKNGYPEYFAKVLNAPSWIGINVFVNANTLDLFTCKKVSEFKRELNMKEGWLSRTFKAIMPNDIEVLVETKRFLSVDLDEVGAIAYNITPLNADVDITFEPYIDSGVTNEDTNWDDKFWETTAVTQNGTQAFIEAHTLKTQFHTCTFMDSRCALNGKPLDVNPKVSHLDTRIGFEYSAKVKANETFSIHKFGGYVVDRNHDKKQLLKAAKNVLTLSVDLGFETLLKQQKESWAKIWDMADITIAGDVKAQQGIRFNIMQLNHTYLGKDARLNIGPKGFTGEKYGGSTYWDTEAYCIPFYMATKDQKVARNLLEYRYNHLDRAIENAEKLGFTNGAALYPMVTMNGEECHNEWEITFEEIHRNGAIAFAIFNYHRYTDDYSYIPEKGLEVLIGIARFWQQRATLSSAHNKYVILGVTGPNEYENNVNNNFYTNYIAKWCIDYALENIKIVSEDYKSDYKRIESKVQITEAELDQWRAVAENMYFPYSEEHQVYLQQDGFLDKELITVADLDQTSRPINQKWSWDRILRSPYIKQADTLQGFYFFEEDFTVDELERHFDFYEPYTVHESSLSPCVHSIQAAKLGRMDQAYEFYLRTSRLDLDDYNKEVEEGLHITSMAGTWMSIVEGFGGMRVKNNSLTFEPKIPKQWEGYSFKVNFRNHIIKVNVTQKGTTFTLEKGEHLNILCHGKPVTLKVETPEVSVS; this is translated from the coding sequence ATGAATCAAGATTATATAAAACCAGACCATTGGTCGATTATTGAAGAAGGATTTGATGTAGAACGCGTTAAATCGTCAGAAAGTTTATTTAGTATTGGTAATGGAGCCATGGGGCAACGTGCTAATTTTGAAGAACATTACTCCGGACCAACATTTCAAGGAAGTTATATTGCAGGCGTGTATTATCCAGATAAAACCCGTGTAGGTTGGTGGAAAAACGGTTATCCTGAATATTTTGCAAAGGTCCTTAATGCACCGAGTTGGATTGGGATTAATGTGTTTGTGAACGCCAATACATTAGATTTATTCACTTGTAAAAAAGTGAGTGAATTTAAGCGTGAATTAAACATGAAAGAAGGCTGGTTGTCTAGAACCTTTAAAGCCATCATGCCAAATGATATCGAAGTTTTAGTAGAAACCAAACGATTTTTAAGTGTCGATTTGGATGAGGTTGGAGCCATCGCTTACAACATCACGCCTTTAAATGCTGATGTAGATATTACTTTCGAACCCTATATAGATTCTGGAGTCACCAATGAAGACACCAATTGGGATGATAAATTTTGGGAAACTACGGCTGTAACTCAAAACGGAACTCAAGCTTTTATTGAAGCACATACCTTAAAAACGCAGTTTCATACCTGTACTTTTATGGACTCTCGATGTGCTTTAAATGGAAAACCTCTGGATGTAAATCCTAAGGTTTCGCACCTAGATACCCGTATCGGCTTTGAGTACAGTGCGAAAGTAAAGGCCAACGAAACTTTTTCGATCCATAAATTTGGGGGTTATGTTGTTGATAGAAATCATGATAAAAAACAACTGTTAAAGGCAGCAAAAAATGTACTCACGCTTTCTGTAGATTTAGGCTTCGAAACTTTATTAAAGCAACAGAAAGAATCATGGGCTAAAATTTGGGATATGGCCGATATCACCATCGCTGGTGATGTAAAAGCGCAGCAGGGTATTCGTTTTAATATCATGCAATTAAATCATACCTACCTAGGGAAAGATGCCCGCTTAAATATTGGGCCCAAAGGGTTTACAGGTGAAAAATACGGTGGTAGCACCTATTGGGATACCGAAGCTTATTGCATTCCGTTCTATATGGCAACGAAAGACCAAAAAGTAGCCCGTAATCTGTTGGAATACCGTTACAATCATTTGGATCGTGCTATTGAAAATGCCGAAAAATTAGGTTTCACAAATGGAGCAGCCCTTTACCCGATGGTAACCATGAATGGAGAAGAATGTCATAACGAGTGGGAAATTACTTTTGAAGAAATTCACCGAAATGGGGCTATAGCATTTGCAATATTTAATTACCATCGTTATACCGACGATTACAGTTATATCCCAGAAAAAGGATTAGAGGTGTTAATCGGAATTGCCCGTTTTTGGCAACAGCGTGCTACGCTTTCTTCGGCGCATAACAAATACGTGATTTTGGGCGTAACAGGGCCAAATGAATACGAAAACAATGTCAATAATAACTTTTACACCAATTATATCGCTAAATGGTGTATTGATTATGCTCTAGAAAATATTAAAATTGTTTCTGAAGATTATAAATCAGATTATAAGAGAATCGAATCTAAGGTTCAAATCACCGAAGCTGAATTAGACCAATGGAGGGCTGTTGCCGAGAACATGTATTTTCCATATTCTGAAGAACATCAAGTTTATTTACAACAAGATGGTTTTTTAGATAAAGAATTAATAACAGTGGCCGATTTAGACCAAACTTCTCGACCAATCAATCAAAAGTGGTCTTGGGATCGCATTTTAAGATCGCCATACATCAAGCAGGCCGATACCTTGCAAGGCTTCTACTTTTTTGAGGAAGACTTCACGGTAGATGAATTAGAGCGCCATTTCGATTTTTATGAGCCTTATACCGTTCATGAAAGTTCCTTGTCACCTTGTGTTCATAGTATTCAGGCAGCAAAATTAGGTCGTATGGATCAAGCTTACGAGTTTTATTTACGTACCTCCCGCTTAGATTTAGACGATTACAATAAAGAAGTTGAAGAAGGGTTGCACATCACATCTATGGCCGGTACTTGGATGAGTATTGTTGAAGGTTTTGGAGGTATGCGTGTTAAAAATAACAGCCTCACCTTCGAGCCTAAAATTCCAAAGCAATGGGAAGGCTATTCGTTTAAAGTGAATTTTAGAAATCATATCATCAAAGTAAATGTCACTCAAAAGGGTACGACATTCACTTTAGAAAAGGGAGAGCACTTAAATATTTTGTGCCACGGAAAACCTGTAACCCTAAAAGTTGAAACACCTGAAGTTTCTGTAAGTTAA
- the pgmB gene encoding beta-phosphoglucomutase, with protein sequence MKRKGFIFDLDGVIVDTAKYHFLAWKNLAHSMGFDFTETQNEQLKGVSRVDSLNKILAWGNTTVSEDKFQALMTLKNDEYLGYIDKMNDSEILIDVPKVLDFLKQNNQGIALGSASKNARRILEKVKLISKFDAIVDGNDVSKAKPDPEVFLNAASAITCDPKDCVVFEDSVAGVQAANRANMISIGIGSRAVLHEADYVFNDFSEISEGFIKELINQ encoded by the coding sequence ATGAAAAGAAAAGGATTTATTTTCGATTTAGACGGTGTTATTGTAGACACTGCAAAATATCACTTTTTGGCATGGAAAAACCTTGCCCATAGTATGGGATTCGATTTTACCGAAACTCAAAATGAACAACTTAAAGGCGTGAGTCGGGTAGACTCCCTAAACAAAATATTGGCTTGGGGAAACACAACGGTTTCCGAAGACAAATTTCAAGCCTTAATGACCTTAAAAAATGACGAATATTTAGGCTATATCGATAAGATGAACGACTCTGAAATCTTAATCGATGTGCCTAAAGTTCTAGACTTTTTAAAACAAAACAATCAAGGTATTGCCTTAGGTTCTGCCAGTAAAAATGCTAGACGCATCCTTGAAAAGGTAAAGCTAATTTCAAAATTTGATGCGATTGTTGATGGTAATGATGTGAGTAAAGCTAAGCCAGATCCAGAGGTGTTTTTAAATGCGGCTTCAGCTATAACATGTGATCCAAAAGATTGTGTTGTTTTTGAAGACTCTGTTGCAGGTGTACAAGCCGCAAACCGTGCTAATATGATTTCTATTGGCATAGGAAGCAGAGCGGTATTACATGAAGCCGATTATGTTTTTAACGACTTCAGTGAAATTTCAGAAGGCTTCATTAAGGAGTTAATTAATCAATAA
- a CDS encoding MFS transporter: MKKRTLSFWEIWNMSFGFLGIQFGFALQGGFMSRIFQTLGADKDAIPLLWIAAPLTGLLVQPIIGYLSDRTWSTRWGRRRPYFLIGAVLSSFALILVPHSPTLWIAAGFLWILDASINVSMEPFRALVADKLPDSQRSYGFVVQTLIIGIGTWVASNLPWMVSKLGVSDAAPMGVVPMSVKVAFGIGAVVFLLSILYTVFTTTEYPPEDMEAFEKEKAQKNRFVSDILNNISNMPSTMKKLGLIQFFSWFAFFTMWSLANPALTEHVFHTPAPIESAYDISIPEQAAAFDAENTAFQKASNLVGSSMGVYGLSSMAFALVLAFYTSKKRINRKYVHMFSLILGGIGFLTMYYVPSPSFLKYSFILVGIAWGSILSMPYAMLSSSVDPNKMGVIMGIFNMFIVIPQIIAAIGGINFISNLLGEEAINAMLVAGLSLIIAGLCNLFITDKNAISYQPELEQ, from the coding sequence ATGAAAAAGCGCACCCTTAGTTTCTGGGAAATTTGGAACATGAGTTTCGGTTTTCTAGGAATACAATTCGGATTTGCATTACAAGGAGGCTTTATGTCTCGAATTTTCCAAACCCTTGGAGCCGATAAAGACGCCATCCCTTTGTTGTGGATTGCAGCACCTTTAACCGGTTTACTGGTTCAACCCATCATTGGTTATTTAAGCGACCGCACGTGGAGTACACGTTGGGGCCGCCGAAGACCCTATTTCCTTATAGGAGCCGTTTTGAGTTCCTTTGCTTTAATTCTCGTGCCACATTCACCTACACTTTGGATAGCAGCTGGTTTTCTTTGGATTTTAGATGCTTCAATTAATGTATCCATGGAGCCTTTTCGTGCATTGGTAGCCGACAAATTACCCGATTCTCAGCGGTCTTATGGCTTTGTGGTACAAACCTTAATTATTGGCATTGGAACCTGGGTAGCTAGTAATTTACCTTGGATGGTATCTAAGCTTGGCGTTAGTGATGCAGCCCCAATGGGTGTTGTGCCTATGTCGGTTAAAGTAGCCTTTGGTATTGGAGCGGTAGTGTTTCTGCTTAGTATATTGTATACCGTTTTTACAACTACAGAATATCCTCCCGAGGATATGGAAGCTTTTGAAAAGGAGAAAGCTCAAAAAAACAGATTTGTTTCAGACATTCTAAACAATATTAGTAACATGCCTTCCACTATGAAAAAATTGGGGCTTATTCAATTTTTCAGCTGGTTTGCTTTTTTTACTATGTGGAGTTTGGCAAACCCGGCTTTAACAGAGCATGTATTTCATACACCTGCTCCAATCGAATCGGCTTACGATATTTCAATTCCTGAACAAGCCGCCGCTTTTGATGCCGAAAATACAGCCTTTCAAAAAGCATCCAATCTTGTAGGATCATCTATGGGTGTTTATGGCTTATCTTCAATGGCTTTTGCATTGGTTTTAGCTTTTTATACCTCTAAAAAACGCATTAATCGAAAATATGTACACATGTTTTCACTCATCCTAGGTGGTATTGGGTTTTTAACTATGTATTATGTGCCATCACCAAGTTTTTTGAAATACTCATTTATTCTTGTAGGTATTGCCTGGGGTAGCATTTTGTCTATGCCATATGCCATGCTCTCTAGTTCGGTAGACCCGAATAAAATGGGAGTGATAATGGGCATTTTTAACATGTTTATCGTGATTCCGCAAATTATTGCAGCTATTGGAGGAATCAATTTTATTTCCAATTTGTTAGGAGAAGAAGCTATTAATGCCATGCTAGTGGCTGGGCTAAGTTTAATTATTGCAGGACTTTGTAATTTATTTATTACAGATAAAAATGCCATTTCGTATCAACCAGAATTAGAACAGTAA
- a CDS encoding LacI family DNA-binding transcriptional regulator, protein MKRKITLKQIAKELGVSIGTVSKALKGSHEISEETKEKIQAFAKYYNYKPNNIALSLKNRKTKTIGIIIPEIVHHFFTRVIQGIEHLANKKGYNVIVGLSNESFDKEVINMEMLASGSIDGFIMSISKETLLKQDYHHLNETINQGMPIVMFDRVVSEIRCDKVIIDDVEAAKKAVNKLIANNCKHIALITTMDYISVGRLRTQGYIEALNKHEITTEANLILKVDDKLVSEDYIDVLEKEIKALFLMNPNIDGVFAVNELYAVTAMKAARNLGKRIPEDLQVIGFTDGVLSRHATPSLSTVTQYGHKIGEVAASLIIEKIESESSEDPVRTVVIETELIERESTK, encoded by the coding sequence ATGAAACGTAAAATAACTTTAAAGCAAATCGCCAAGGAATTGGGTGTGTCTATAGGTACCGTATCTAAAGCTTTAAAAGGTAGTCACGAAATTAGTGAAGAAACTAAAGAGAAAATCCAGGCTTTTGCCAAGTATTATAACTACAAACCCAACAATATTGCTTTAAGTTTAAAAAACAGAAAGACAAAAACCATAGGTATAATTATTCCTGAAATTGTACATCATTTTTTCACAAGGGTGATTCAAGGCATAGAACATCTAGCTAACAAAAAAGGCTACAATGTAATTGTGGGCTTGTCTAACGAGTCTTTTGATAAAGAAGTGATTAATATGGAAATGTTAGCTAGTGGCAGTATTGATGGTTTTATCATGTCCATTTCTAAAGAAACCCTATTAAAACAGGATTATCATCATTTAAATGAGACGATTAACCAAGGTATGCCCATTGTGATGTTCGATAGGGTGGTAAGCGAAATTCGTTGTGATAAAGTGATTATAGATGATGTGGAAGCTGCAAAAAAAGCCGTAAATAAACTGATTGCCAATAACTGTAAACATATTGCTTTGATAACCACTATGGACTATATAAGTGTTGGAAGGTTAAGAACTCAAGGTTATATTGAAGCTTTAAATAAGCATGAAATTACTACCGAGGCCAATCTCATTTTAAAAGTAGACGACAAATTAGTTTCCGAAGATTATATTGATGTTTTAGAAAAGGAAATCAAAGCCTTGTTTTTAATGAACCCAAATATAGACGGCGTTTTTGCTGTTAATGAACTGTATGCGGTTACCGCTATGAAGGCGGCCAGAAATTTAGGGAAACGTATTCCAGAAGATCTTCAAGTTATAGGTTTTACCGATGGTGTATTATCTAGACATGCCACCCCAAGTTTAAGTACCGTAACCCAATACGGACATAAAATAGGTGAAGTTGCAGCCTCGTTAATTATTGAAAAGATTGAAAGTGAATCTTCCGAAGACCCTGTAAGAACGGTAGTTATAGAGACCGAATTGATTGAACGTGAGTCAACAAAATAA